The following are encoded together in the Vigna unguiculata cultivar IT97K-499-35 chromosome 2, ASM411807v1, whole genome shotgun sequence genome:
- the LOC114173572 gene encoding protein MAIN-LIKE 2-like, whose protein sequence is MPEPHPSIVPVIQEAGFGGVAKLRHLKVDHCLVTALVERWRPETHTFHFPTGECTITLEDVSLQLGLCVDGHPIIGPTMLDWDEMCDNLLGLTPVKGESIVGSMIKLKWLRDNLLPIDENSSIEVIHTHARAYILGMIGGVLMPDKTGNKVHLMYLNYLSNLRRTSRYSWGSACLAVLYREMCRATDARARTMGRCASLLQSWAWFHMPFLAPISRVPPTFPLVRQWSDGRVLNYRNVPHNDLVGYRARIDHMQQNQSNRVKLQFRLSQDIPEEPNNLDHLHKVDMRGRQDEN, encoded by the exons ATGCCAGAACCTCATCCAAGTATTGTGCCTGTAATACAAGAAGCAGGGTTTGGCGGTGTGGCTAAATTGCGACATCTAAAGGTTGACCATTGTTTAGTCACTGCCTTGGTTGAAAGATGGAGGCCTGAAACACACACATTTCACTTTCCAACTGGAGAATGCACCATAACCTTGGAAGATGTGTCACTTCAATTGGGTCTTTGTGTTGACGGACATCCTATCATTGGTCCAACTATGTTGGATTGGGACGAGATGTGTGATAACTTATTAGGTTTAACACCAGTAAAGGGGGAATCCATTGTCGGTTCTATGATAAAACTTAAATGGTTAAGGGATAATTTGTTGCCTATAGATGAAAATTCTAGTATTGAGGTCATTCATACACATGCTAGGGCCTATATATTAGGAATGATAGGTGGTGTTTTAATGCCAGATAAAACTGGAAATAAAGTACATTTAATGTACTTGAACTACTTGAGTAATCTTCGAAGAACCAGTAGATATAGTTGGGGTTCAGCGTGTTTGGCTGTCTTGTACAGAGAGATGTGCAGAGCAACCGATGCACGTGCAAGGACTATGGGTAGATGTGCTTCGTTGTTACAATCATGGGCATGGTTTCACATGCCTTTTCTTGCACCCATTTCAAGAGTTCCACCAACTTTCCCACTAGTTCGCCAATGGAGCGACGGTCGAGTATTGAACTACAGAAATGTCCCCCACAATGATTTAGTCGGATACCGAGCAAGGATAGATCACATGCAACAAAATCAG TCCAACAGGGTCAAGTTACAATTTCGCCTATCACAGGACATCCCTGAAGAACCCAACAACCTTGATCATTTACATAAAGTAGACATGAGGGGGCGACAAGATGAGAACTAG
- the LOC114173574 gene encoding uncharacterized protein LOC114173574 — MEGSMFVCVYDDGEIASDAQTSAYFASAKTIMIRIHRGFGLSKLIRIIMEKANRDPRDGVSVIHFKFPTKVCGQHVTYTTTQIQDDDDLDGAFDMIQVTPTVTSIELCITYNSAYALTEPRCNYYYNIIREDNSEAAAWVDQIPREQWCLAYDQGRRWGHVTTNLAEVINFFLKKTRNLPISSIVLATYTRCNTYFTKRGRQITAMLSAGHVYSEYAMNFPQNADSKSNTHHVVEFDRNTTRFRVEEMVNPREVRPAGKFVVRLDERWCDCGKFQKLHLPCSHVIAACKHAHHDFSMYISPHYRLDVIVKVYDNLFGELRHEEYWPPYQRPQVWPHPATKRTEKGRPKSSRIRTEMDIREGRQSRKCSYYRTEGHIRNHCPNNPALS, encoded by the exons ATGGAAGGGTCAATGTTTGTCTGTGTATACGACGATGGAGAAATTGCTAGTGACGCTCAAACTAGTGCCTACTTTGCATCTGCAAAGACAATCATGATCCGCATCCATAGAGGTTTCGGCTTATCCAAACTTATTCGCATAATAATGGAGAAAGCAAATAGAGATCCAAGGGATGGAGTTTCAGTTATTCACTTTAAATTTCCGACTAAAGTTTGTGGCCAACATGTGACATACACAACCACTCAGATCCAAGATGACGACGACTTGGATGGCGCTTTCGACATGATACAAGTCACCCCAACTGTTACATCTATTGAACTCTGCATCACCTACAACTCAG CGTACGCATTGACGGAGCCACGTTGTAACTACTACTACAACATCATTAGAGAAGACAACTCAGAAGCAGCAGCTTGGGTTGACCAAATTCCAAGGGAACAATGGTGTCTTGCATATGATCAAGGAAGAAGGTGGGGTCACGTAACAACAAATTTGGCtgaagtaataaattttttcttgaagAAGACAAGAAATTTGCCAATTTCATCCATAGTATTGGCCACGTACACCAGGTGCAACACATACTTTACCAAAAGAGGTAGACAAATAACTGCAATGCTTAGTGCTGGTCATGTGTATTCTGAATATGCGATGAACTTCCCACAAAATGCGGACTCCAAGTCCAACACGCACCACGTCGttgaatttgatagaaataCTACAAGATTTAGAGTGGAGGAGATGGTCAATCCCAGAGAGGTTCGTCCGGCAGGAAAATTTGTAGTCAGGTTAGATGAAAGGTGGTGCGATTGTGGAAAGTTTCAAAAACTACATCTACCATGTTCACATGTTATTGCAGCTTGCAAGCATGCACATCACGACTTCAGCATGTACATAAGTCCACATTACAGGTTGGATGTCATTGTCAAAGTATATGACAATTTATTTGGCGAGTTAAGACATGAAGAATATTGGCCACCATACCAAAGGCCACAGGTTTGGCCTCATCCTGCCACAAAAAGGACTGAGAAGGGTCGTCCTAAATCAAGTAGAATTAGGACTGAGATGGACATTAGGGAAGGAAGACAATCAAGAAAGTGTTCCTATTATAGAACTGAAGGACACATAAGAAATCATTGTCCTAATAACCCTGCACTTTCATGA
- the LOC114173128 gene encoding mitotic spindle checkpoint protein BUBR1: MAEGEIKNTTIDPESEFLASKRTNGNEWETFKENVRPLKRGRNVNLLNHALKSHTHTHLKKSLLQHRRKLIEAIDEYQGDDPLLPWLQCIKWVQEAFPPGGDSSGLVVIYEQCVRAFWHSERYKDDLRYLKVWLEYADNCFDAEVIYAFLDANGIGKSHSNFYISYALHLESKNKFKAANQIFELGISRNAQPDDKLKAAYRKFLAHSMARPTTATDDSVEKLAPSRSFGTVLANRENRSALSTVITNCDKNDRIRAAPFSIYKDSGATGETDPHQPDQSHSWRALGARADRNKENNAIPGKWKSFKVPQRLGTRAGGATPSTFIPVFVDEECQDSQSTKEEGLKCPSLKIKQEDDKELKRETELLRKNPLRNFPQNSLPR; this comes from the exons ATGGCGGAGGGTGAGATCAAGAACACAACAATCGATCCAGAGAGCGAGTTTCTGGCGTCGAAGAGAACCAACGGTAACGAGTGGGAGACCTTCAAGGAGAACGTGAGGCCGCTGAAGCGAGGCCGCAACGTTAACCTCCTCAACCACGCCCTCAAATCCCACACCCACACTCACCTCAAGAAATCCCTCCTTCAACACCGAAG GAAACTCATCGAAGCCATTGACGAATACCAGGGCGACGACCCTCTCCTCCCCTGGCTACA GTGTATCAAGTGGGTTCAGGAGGCGTTTCCTCCCGGTGGAGACAGTTCCGGGCTGGTGGTGATTTATGAGCAGTGTGTGCGTGCCTTTTGGCACTCAGAGCGCTATAAGGATGATCTGCGCTACCTCAAAGTGTGGCTTGAATAT GCAGATAATTGCTTCGATGCAGAAGTTATTTATGCTTTTCTGGATGCAAATGGAATTGGAAAATCTCATTCCAATTTCTACATTTCTTATGCTTTGCACTTGGAATCTAAGAACAAGTTTAAAGCTGCTAACCAGATATTCGAGCTTGGCATATCGAG GAATGCTCAACCAGATGACAAATTGAAGGCTGCTTACAGAAAATTTCTTGCACACTCGATGGCAAGGCCAACAACAGCTACAGAT GATTCGGTAGAAAAACTGGCACCCTCACGTAGCTTTGGAACTGTTCTTGCCAATCGAGAAAATC GTTCTGCCCTGTCCACTGTGATCACGAACTGTGATAAGAATGATAG GATTCGAGCAGCTCCCTTTTCCATTTATAAAGATTCAGGTGCAACTGGTGAAACTGATCCTCATCAGCCAGACCAATCACACTCTTGGCGCGCACTTGGAGCTCGAGCTGACAGAAATAAGGAGAACAATGCAATTCCTGGCAAGTGGAAATCCTTTAAG GTTCCACAGCGACTTGGAACAAGAGCTGGAGGGGCTACTCCAAGTACCTTTATCCCAGTATTTGTTGATGAAGAATGTCAAGA TTCACAAAGTACAAAAGAAGAGGGTCTTAAGTGCCCTAGTTTGAAGATTAAGCAGGAGGACGACAAGGAATTGAAAAG GGAAACAGAGCTACTAAGGAAGAATCCACTTCGCAACTTTCCTCAGAACAGCCTCCCTAGATAA